Proteins encoded by one window of Halosolutus amylolyticus:
- the nhaC gene encoding Na+/H+ antiporter NhaC, protein MVLDFTPKTYDEIPPDKRPSLGEALVPIAGMILFLSVGMIWLEMDPQMPLLWGIAFAGLLGWYYFGYTWDQLYDGIGRSILTGLQAILILFVIYMLISAWIDSGTIPTLMYYGLEFLSPQIFLPFTVVLSAIVAFAIGSSWTTAGTLGVAMIGIGSGLGIPEAMTAGAVLSGAYTGDKNSPLSDTTNLAAAVTNTELMDHIRAMRPGTLIAFGISLVLFVFLGLSASGTVPVDRVAEIQNGLASSYVISPITFLPLVITFALAFYGFPALPSLGAGIFAGVGVSIAVQGVGFAAAWETVHNGTSPETGVDLTNELLASGGLSGSVWVVSIVVAALALGGILQETGVLAAIAYHIGRAVSSVAGLTAGTAAGTIAMNFLAAEQYMAIVVPGMTLQNLYDEYDLESRNLSRAVEASGTTTSAFVPWGSGGVFMASALGVPVIEYAPYYFFGILSPLVLIVMGATGWRIFYKEHPAEESAPETATTPSVD, encoded by the coding sequence ATGGTACTGGATTTCACCCCGAAAACGTACGACGAAATCCCCCCGGACAAGCGACCGTCACTGGGGGAGGCGCTCGTTCCGATTGCGGGGATGATACTGTTCCTTTCGGTCGGGATGATCTGGCTGGAAATGGACCCGCAGATGCCGCTGCTGTGGGGGATCGCCTTCGCGGGGCTACTCGGGTGGTACTACTTCGGCTACACCTGGGACCAACTCTACGACGGGATCGGTCGGAGTATCCTCACGGGGCTACAGGCCATTCTCATCCTGTTCGTCATCTACATGCTCATCTCGGCGTGGATCGACTCCGGGACGATCCCGACGCTCATGTATTACGGGCTGGAGTTCCTGTCGCCGCAGATCTTCCTCCCGTTTACCGTCGTCCTCTCGGCGATCGTCGCCTTCGCGATCGGGTCGTCCTGGACGACGGCCGGGACGCTCGGCGTCGCGATGATCGGGATCGGCTCCGGGCTCGGGATTCCGGAGGCGATGACGGCCGGGGCCGTGCTGTCGGGGGCCTACACCGGCGACAAGAACTCGCCGCTCTCGGACACCACGAACCTCGCCGCTGCGGTGACGAACACGGAACTGATGGACCACATCCGGGCGATGCGCCCCGGCACCCTGATCGCGTTCGGGATTTCGCTCGTGCTGTTCGTCTTCCTGGGTCTGAGCGCGAGCGGGACGGTTCCCGTCGATCGCGTCGCCGAGATCCAAAACGGACTCGCGAGTAGCTACGTGATCTCGCCGATTACGTTCCTCCCACTGGTCATCACGTTCGCGCTCGCGTTCTACGGGTTTCCGGCGTTGCCGTCGCTCGGGGCCGGCATCTTCGCCGGCGTCGGGGTCAGTATTGCGGTCCAGGGGGTCGGCTTCGCCGCCGCCTGGGAAACCGTCCACAACGGAACGAGCCCCGAAACCGGTGTCGACCTCACGAACGAACTGCTCGCGAGCGGCGGCCTCTCGGGCTCCGTGTGGGTCGTGTCGATCGTCGTCGCCGCGCTGGCGCTGGGCGGGATCCTGCAGGAAACCGGCGTGCTGGCAGCGATCGCGTACCACATCGGACGGGCCGTCAGTAGCGTCGCGGGCCTGACGGCCGGAACGGCCGCGGGAACGATCGCGATGAACTTCCTTGCCGCGGAGCAGTACATGGCGATCGTCGTTCCCGGCATGACCCTGCAGAACCTGTACGACGAGTACGACCTCGAGAGCCGAAACCTCTCTCGAGCGGTCGAAGCGTCCGGGACGACGACGTCGGCGTTCGTCCCCTGGGGATCGGGCGGCGTCTTCATGGCCTCGGCGCTCGGCGTGCCGGTGATCGAGTACGCCCCGTACTACTTCTTCGGGATCCTTTCGCCGCTGGTACTGATCGTGATGGGCGCGACCGGGTGGCGGATCTTCTACAAGGAGCACCCTGCGGAAGAATCGGCACCGGAGACGGCCACGACGCCGTCCGTCGACTGA